A single window of Amphiura filiformis chromosome 17, Afil_fr2py, whole genome shotgun sequence DNA harbors:
- the LOC140137523 gene encoding tyrosine-protein kinase Yes-like, with translation MLPTNQQVIISPVKKSKKYPRYVALYDYEARTKDDLAFRKGDILLLKEKPDGDWWLAKQERTGAEGYVPSNYIAVEETIDLKEWYFGKISRKDSEKKLLVPGLDRGYFLIRESETMKGSYSLSIRDNDDQGAPVVKHYRIRTMANNQGFYITQRISFSSLDDLVLHYRNSADGLAAQLSNACPKPTPNTKSIAPDAWEIPRESLSFDNKLGAGQFGEVWKGTWNGKTPVAIKTLKPGTMTPSAFLAEATIMKKLRHKNLVQLYAVCSDREPIYIVTELMTNGSLLDFLRAGEGSKFKLPQLVDIAAQIACGMAMLERENFIHRDLAARNILIGEEFSAKVADFGLSRLLENEDIYSPKSVNKFPIKWTAPEAALYDRFSIKSDVWSYAILLVEITTLGRVPYPGMTNQEVLTQVQIGYRMPCPEGCPDSMYDMMKKCWHQDPQSRPTFEFLHSFMDDYFVATEPNYKEPDEI, from the exons ATGCTTCCAACCAATCAGCAAGTCATCATATCACCAGTTAAGAAATCAAAAAAAT ATCCCAGATATGTTGCTTTATACGATTACGAGGCTAGAACAAAAGACGACTTGGCATTCAGGAAAGGAGATATTCTTCTACTGAAAGAAAAACC TGATGGCGATTGGTGGTTAGCAAAACAAGAAAGAACAGGGGCAGAGGGCTATGTTCCTAGCAACTACATTGCTGTTGAGGAAACTATCGATCTCAAAGA GTGGTACTTTGGAAAAATATCAAGAAAGGATTCTGAGAAGAAGTTGCTGGTTCCTGGTTTGGACAGAGGATATTTCCTGATTAGAGAAAGTGAAACAATGAAAG GTTCTTATTCCCTATCAATACGTGATAATGATGATCAGGGTGCGCCCGTGGTTAAGCACTACAGGATTCGAACCATGGCCAATAACCAGGGATTTTATATCACACAGAGAATAAGTTTCTCTTCACTTGATGATCTTGTACTGCATTATAGAA ACTCAGCAGATGGCTTAGCCGCTCAGTTGTCCAATGCTTGTCCTAAACCTACGCCGAATACAAAGTCTATTGCTCCAGATGCTTGGGAGATACCTCGAGAGTCTCTGTCATTTGATAATAAGCTGGGTGCTGGCCAGTTTGGAGAAGTATGGAAAG GAACATGGAATGGCAAGACCCCGGTtgcaattaaaacattaaaaccagGGACAATGACTCCGTCAGCCTTCTTAGCAGAGGCGACCATCATGAAGAAACTCAGACACAAGAATTTGGTACAACTCTATGCTGTCTGCTCGGACAGG GAACCCATCTACATAGTAACAGAACTTATGACAAATGGTAGTCTTCTGGACTTCCTAAGAGCAGGCGAAGGCAGCAAGTTTAAGCTGCCGCAACTTGTAGATATTGCAGCACAG attgcaTGTGGTATGGCCATGTTAGAGAGGGAGAATTTCATTCATCGAGATCTAGCAGCACGTAATATTCTCATCGGTGAGGAGTTCAGTGCAAAAGTAGCGGACTTTGGTCTCTCAAGACTCCTTGAGAATGAAGACATCTATTCACCGAAATCGG TAAACAAGTTTCCCATCAAGTGGACGGCACCAGAAGCAGCTTTGTACGACAGATTCTCCATCAAATCTGACGTATGGTCATACGCTATTCTCTTAGTAGAAATTACGACGCTTGGCAGAGTGCCGTATCCAG GTATGACAAACCAGGAGGTTCTTACCCAGGTTCAGATTGGCTACCGTATGCCATGTCCAGAGGGATGCCCAGACTCCATGTATGACATGATGAAGAAATGTTGGCACCAGGACCCACAGAGCAGACCAACCTTTGAGTTCCTACACTCCTTCATGGATGATTACTTTGTAGCAACAGAACCAAACTACAAAGAACCTGACGAGATTTga